Proteins co-encoded in one Candidatus Nitrosacidococcus tergens genomic window:
- a CDS encoding AEC family transporter, whose product MSNLILLFLCLFLGFLLRKFKISSEETPLVLNQYVIYIALPMMALYYLPNITVSPELLFPVSVAWIGFAFAWLFFTLLGKKLNWSRNLIGALILTSGLGNTSFVGIPVISALYGAEGLQTLIMVDLPGSFVVLSTLGIMVATIHSEGEANFFQIGKAVLKFPPFLVFLIGFTMALFSWHFPEVIKNAIKPLADTVAPIALISVGYQLKIELESGYWRYISIGLFVKLILIPLTIYSLYKFLFDQSGIPFEVSVMEAATGPMITGSIIAISYGLRPNLSSMMVGIGILTSFITMAGWYFILKLG is encoded by the coding sequence ATGTCAAATTTAATCCTGCTTTTTTTGTGCCTTTTCTTAGGCTTTCTATTAAGAAAATTTAAAATTTCCTCAGAAGAAACCCCGCTTGTATTAAATCAATATGTCATATATATCGCTTTACCCATGATGGCACTATACTATCTACCAAATATTACGGTAAGTCCGGAATTGCTCTTCCCTGTAAGTGTTGCTTGGATAGGGTTTGCTTTTGCTTGGCTATTTTTTACTCTGCTAGGTAAAAAACTCAATTGGTCCCGAAATCTGATAGGTGCACTCATTCTCACCAGTGGCTTAGGCAATACCTCCTTTGTAGGTATTCCTGTTATTAGTGCTCTTTATGGCGCAGAGGGATTACAAACTCTTATTATGGTAGATCTTCCGGGATCTTTTGTAGTGCTCTCTACTTTAGGAATTATGGTTGCTACCATTCACTCTGAAGGAGAAGCTAACTTTTTTCAAATTGGAAAAGCAGTTTTAAAATTTCCACCCTTCTTGGTTTTTTTAATCGGGTTTACCATGGCATTATTTAGTTGGCATTTTCCAGAAGTTATTAAGAATGCCATTAAACCACTGGCAGATACAGTAGCTCCTATTGCTTTGATTTCAGTAGGCTATCAGTTAAAAATAGAATTAGAAAGTGGGTACTGGCGTTATATTTCTATTGGCCTGTTTGTGAAATTAATTTTAATTCCACTTACCATCTATAGTCTCTACAAATTTTTGTTTGATCAATCAGGGATCCCTTTTGAAGTCAGCGTTATGGAGGCTGCTACCGGACCTATGATTACTGGATCTATTATTGCTATCTCCTACGGGCTACGTCCTAACTTAAGCTCTATGATGGTAGGTATCGGAATACTAACCTCTTTTATAACTATGGCTGGTTGGTACTTTATTCTAAAGCTGGGATAA
- a CDS encoding valine--tRNA ligase produces the protein MDKSYHPQEIEQRWYQLWEKKGYFSPQGDIPYCIMIPPPNVTGHLHMGHAFQDTLMDILIRYHRMKGNNTLWQVGTDHAGIATQMVVERQLNKEGKTRHDLGRDYFTQRIWEWKAQSGGTITRQLRRMGASVDWDQECFTMDESLSRAVATVFEQLFDEGLIYRGKRLVNWDPVLHTAISDLEVLSEEEQGHLWHMRYPLTEGSGYMIVATTRPETMLGDVAVAVHPEDSRYQHFIGKTLTLPLTSRVIPIIEDSYVDPEFGSGCVKITPAHDFNDYEVWQRHQDRLSTQPHGGLINIFTVDAHINADLLIPEKYQGLDRFEARRLIIADLENAGLLEKTEEHKLMVPRSDRSQAVVEPYLTDQWFVNAKTLAEPAIQAVKEEKIRFIPENWNKIYFQWMENIQDWCISRQIWWGHRIPAWYDSQGKVYVAASEEKVREKYHLSGDLVLIQDEDVLDTWFSSALWPFSTLGWPEDTERFCSFYPTSVLITGFDIIFFWVARMIMMGLKFTGQVPFKEVYIHGLVRDSEGQKMSKSKGNVLDPLDLIDGIDLESLLAKRTTGLMQPALAKRIEKATKKEFPQGIPAFGCDALRFTFAILATGGRDIRFDLGRIEGYRNFCNKLWNAARFVLMNVDSSVAYSEQKVALGMPEQWIYSCLQLTIQQVTDSFANYRFDHGAQALYDFTWNEYCDWYLEFAKPTLNSPDTSEAQRRGTCQTLIEVLEILLRLLHPIIPFITEEIWQQVSPLSTHHGETIMKQPYPTVSHNQINQNAIEEINWVIGFITEIRSIRSQMNVPPNKQIPILLKSPVTNDRIKVDSHSSLLKTLAKIDSIHWFSDKTPPPSAAALIGNLEIFIPLAGLIDAQKELARLEKEIEKTRKNLAQIQNKLANTNYIERAPAEVVAKERQKAEELTVTLKAIEEQHTKIAALKV, from the coding sequence ATGGATAAAAGTTATCACCCACAAGAAATTGAACAGCGTTGGTACCAGCTTTGGGAAAAAAAGGGTTATTTCTCTCCCCAAGGAGATATACCTTATTGCATTATGATCCCCCCTCCTAATGTGACAGGTCATCTTCATATGGGCCATGCCTTTCAAGATACCTTGATGGATATTTTAATCCGCTATCATCGAATGAAGGGAAATAATACCTTATGGCAAGTAGGAACGGACCATGCAGGCATTGCCACTCAAATGGTAGTAGAAAGGCAGCTCAATAAAGAAGGAAAAACTCGCCATGATTTAGGTCGAGATTATTTTACCCAACGAATTTGGGAATGGAAAGCCCAATCAGGAGGAACTATTACTCGCCAACTTCGCCGTATGGGGGCTTCGGTAGATTGGGATCAAGAATGCTTTACTATGGACGAAAGTTTATCTCGAGCAGTAGCTACTGTTTTTGAGCAGCTTTTTGATGAAGGGCTTATTTATCGAGGAAAGCGACTTGTTAACTGGGATCCGGTACTCCATACTGCCATTTCTGATCTAGAGGTACTTTCAGAAGAAGAACAAGGTCATCTTTGGCATATGCGCTACCCGCTTACTGAAGGCAGTGGCTATATGATTGTTGCTACTACTCGCCCAGAAACCATGCTTGGAGATGTAGCTGTGGCCGTTCATCCAGAAGATTCTCGCTATCAACATTTTATTGGAAAAACGCTTACTCTTCCTCTTACCAGCCGGGTGATTCCAATTATCGAGGACAGTTATGTAGATCCAGAATTTGGTAGTGGTTGTGTCAAGATCACTCCAGCCCATGATTTCAATGACTATGAAGTGTGGCAACGGCATCAAGATAGATTATCTACTCAGCCTCATGGAGGATTAATTAATATCTTTACTGTAGATGCCCATATTAACGCTGATTTACTTATTCCTGAAAAATATCAAGGCTTAGATCGGTTTGAAGCAAGAAGGCTAATTATTGCAGATTTAGAAAATGCTGGACTTTTAGAAAAAACTGAAGAGCATAAGCTGATGGTGCCTCGCAGCGATCGCTCTCAAGCAGTAGTTGAACCTTATCTAACAGATCAATGGTTTGTGAATGCTAAAACATTAGCAGAACCTGCAATTCAAGCAGTCAAAGAAGAAAAAATAAGGTTTATTCCTGAAAATTGGAACAAAATTTATTTTCAATGGATGGAGAATATCCAAGATTGGTGTATCTCTCGTCAAATTTGGTGGGGGCATCGTATTCCTGCTTGGTATGACTCGCAAGGTAAAGTCTATGTAGCAGCGAGTGAAGAAAAAGTAAGAGAAAAATATCATCTCTCTGGTGATCTTGTGCTTATTCAAGATGAGGATGTACTAGATACTTGGTTTTCTTCAGCTTTGTGGCCCTTCTCTACCCTAGGCTGGCCTGAAGATACGGAACGATTCTGTTCTTTTTACCCTACCAGTGTGTTAATTACTGGCTTTGATATTATTTTTTTCTGGGTAGCACGGATGATTATGATGGGACTAAAATTTACTGGACAAGTTCCTTTTAAAGAAGTATATATTCACGGTCTCGTGCGGGATTCAGAAGGGCAGAAAATGTCCAAGTCTAAAGGTAATGTACTTGATCCTTTAGATTTAATTGATGGCATTGATTTAGAATCTTTGCTTGCCAAACGTACCACAGGGCTAATGCAACCAGCTCTTGCAAAGCGTATTGAAAAAGCAACTAAAAAAGAATTTCCTCAAGGTATTCCTGCTTTTGGCTGTGATGCACTGCGGTTTACCTTTGCCATTTTAGCTACAGGCGGGCGAGATATTCGCTTTGATTTAGGACGAATTGAAGGCTATCGCAATTTCTGTAATAAGCTCTGGAATGCGGCTCGCTTTGTATTAATGAATGTGGATTCAAGTGTTGCTTATTCTGAGCAAAAAGTAGCTTTAGGCATGCCAGAGCAGTGGATCTATTCCTGCCTTCAGCTTACTATCCAGCAAGTTACTGATAGTTTTGCAAATTATCGCTTTGATCATGGTGCTCAAGCACTCTATGATTTTACTTGGAATGAATATTGTGATTGGTATTTAGAGTTTGCTAAACCCACCTTAAATAGTCCTGATACTTCTGAAGCTCAAAGACGAGGCACTTGTCAAACCCTGATTGAGGTTTTAGAAATCCTATTACGCTTACTACATCCTATTATTCCCTTCATTACAGAAGAAATATGGCAACAGGTTTCTCCTTTATCTACTCATCATGGAGAAACTATTATGAAACAGCCTTATCCTACAGTAAGTCATAACCAAATTAATCAAAATGCGATTGAGGAAATAAATTGGGTGATTGGTTTTATTACTGAAATACGCTCGATTCGCTCTCAAATGAATGTGCCGCCTAATAAGCAGATACCTATTTTACTGAAATCTCCTGTAACTAATGATCGTATAAAGGTAGATTCCCATAGTTCATTACTAAAAACTTTAGCTAAGATAGATTCTATCCATTGGTTCAGTGATAAGACCCCTCCCCCTTCTGCGGCTGCTTTAATAGGCAATCTTGAAATTTTTATCCCTCTAGCAGGGCTAATTGATGCTCAAAAAGAACTAGCAAGGTTAGAGAAGGAAATAGAAAAAACCCGTAAAAATCTAGCACAAATTCAAAATAAATTAGCCAATACTAACTATATAGAACGAGCACCTGCTGAAGTAGTGGCAAAAGAGCGGCAAAAAGCAGAAGAACTAACAGTAACTTTAAAAGCTATAGAAGAGCAACATACTAAAATAGCAGCACTAAAAGTTTAA
- a CDS encoding HAD family hydrolase, translating to MNKISEIIDQFHIQAAIFDLDGTMIDNNNYHLESWLISLRSKGVSITESFFKEHLSGKTNKDTLEIVFNRKMTADEAMVLTLEKEEIYQKIYQPYIKEVQGLSSILDFLKENKIKLAIATSGVLTNINFMFDHLPIRQYFEEVVYSADIKKGKPDPEIYLLTAQRLGVKSQYCLVFEDSIAGIASGQAAGMKVVALTTTNTREELAKADYIVENFMDLL from the coding sequence ATGAATAAAATAAGTGAGATCATTGATCAATTCCATATTCAAGCAGCTATTTTCGATCTAGATGGCACCATGATTGACAACAACAACTATCATTTAGAGAGCTGGCTTATCTCTTTAAGGAGTAAAGGAGTATCCATTACTGAATCCTTTTTTAAGGAGCATCTGAGCGGAAAGACGAATAAGGATACCTTAGAGATTGTATTTAATCGTAAAATGACAGCCGATGAAGCAATGGTGCTTACTCTTGAAAAAGAGGAAATTTATCAAAAAATATATCAACCTTACATTAAAGAGGTGCAAGGTCTTAGCTCAATTCTAGATTTTCTTAAGGAAAATAAAATAAAACTGGCCATTGCTACTTCTGGAGTACTTACCAATATTAATTTTATGTTTGACCATTTGCCTATAAGGCAATACTTTGAAGAAGTAGTTTATAGTGCAGATATTAAAAAAGGAAAGCCTGATCCTGAAATTTATCTTCTAACCGCCCAAAGATTAGGTGTTAAATCTCAGTACTGCTTAGTTTTTGAAGACTCTATTGCAGGAATTGCCTCTGGACAAGCGGCAGGAATGAAAGTAGTGGCATTGACTACGACCAATACTAGAGAAGAATTGGCTAAGGCAGATTATATTGTTGAGAACTTTATGGATTTATTATAG
- a CDS encoding DCC1-like thiol-disulfide oxidoreductase family protein gives MLYQKLRSAIYQGLQKQVPVTGLAVFRIFFGLVIFQEIIFLYYFRSLIFDPTPNVEIASPTIHLFLLFWGIAALFLILGYRTRFAAGVNYFFWVIFTIFTPMWRNFDGGFDQLMISTGFLLLFLPTERGLSLDNLRAKLSFSTPKNHYTPPQTTSVLSYYLPLAISIGLVYLDSDIHKLFAPQWQNGLGVWVPAIMPYYISAINMNWLLNFEGLQKLISHSIVIFEFIFIFICYFRIFRVPILIYGSALHLGIIFTLNIYPFGFAMLAYYCLMVPFAWWRNIKTWLQFGNPKLTVLYDQNCPLCNRTAIMIHHFDGLNGVSFKGLQDHRGLYPQVSKFTEMELLKDLYSMDSHGKVYSGMDTYIQIFKAMKYIAPLGWMMSIPGIYHLGKWVYRKVADNRTRITCDKQCSLSLSTSDKSNGFIDELYARHAGTGQKQATRIAKFLILILLLQLNSSIHYGVFYRLNIKTTEEIGQLVSQISNQILTLSNAFLGITPHAFYLHDHFQGYNHILALTYIDKVGKEHWLPFINQEGRLLAPNWGRVQSMWANVAITPHINAYRFHKFISKVTAFWGPRIGADLQDSIFIIKAKNVEIPLDHWEKDLRNKNIAQPWVDIGKVIWSYQVMEIKLNPEINIESL, from the coding sequence ATGTTATATCAAAAATTACGCTCTGCAATTTACCAAGGACTCCAAAAGCAAGTGCCGGTAACTGGACTGGCTGTTTTTCGTATTTTTTTTGGATTAGTTATTTTTCAAGAAATTATTTTTCTCTATTATTTTCGTAGTCTTATTTTTGATCCTACCCCCAACGTGGAAATTGCCTCTCCAACTATTCATTTATTTTTATTATTCTGGGGGATTGCTGCACTCTTTTTAATACTGGGTTATCGTACTCGATTTGCAGCCGGAGTTAATTATTTTTTCTGGGTTATTTTCACCATTTTTACTCCCATGTGGCGTAATTTCGATGGAGGATTTGATCAATTAATGATTAGCACAGGATTTTTATTACTTTTCTTGCCTACGGAAAGGGGGCTATCTTTAGATAACTTAAGAGCTAAACTCAGTTTCTCTACGCCTAAAAATCACTATACTCCACCTCAAACTACTTCAGTTTTAAGTTATTACCTACCTTTAGCTATTTCCATTGGGCTGGTTTATTTAGATTCTGATATTCATAAACTTTTTGCACCCCAATGGCAAAATGGACTTGGGGTATGGGTGCCAGCCATTATGCCTTATTATATTTCTGCCATTAATATGAATTGGCTGTTAAATTTTGAGGGGTTACAAAAACTAATAAGTCACTCCATTGTTATTTTTGAATTTATTTTTATTTTTATTTGCTACTTTCGAATTTTTCGAGTACCTATACTGATTTATGGATCAGCTCTTCACTTAGGAATTATTTTTACCTTGAATATCTATCCTTTTGGATTTGCTATGCTTGCCTATTATTGTCTCATGGTACCTTTTGCTTGGTGGCGAAATATTAAAACTTGGCTTCAATTTGGTAATCCAAAACTCACTGTTTTATATGATCAAAATTGCCCATTATGTAATCGCACTGCTATTATGATTCACCATTTTGATGGGCTAAATGGAGTGTCTTTTAAAGGACTACAAGATCATCGGGGATTATATCCACAAGTCAGCAAATTTACGGAAATGGAGCTTCTTAAAGATCTTTATAGTATGGATTCCCATGGTAAGGTTTATTCTGGAATGGATACCTATATTCAGATTTTTAAAGCAATGAAATATATTGCTCCTTTAGGCTGGATGATGAGTATTCCTGGGATTTATCATTTAGGAAAATGGGTATATCGGAAAGTGGCAGATAACCGCACTCGAATCACCTGTGATAAGCAATGCTCATTATCTTTAAGTACTAGCGATAAAAGTAATGGTTTTATTGATGAATTATATGCCCGCCATGCGGGAACAGGGCAAAAACAAGCCACTCGAATTGCTAAGTTTTTAATTCTTATTCTGTTATTACAACTTAATAGTTCTATTCACTATGGCGTTTTTTACCGCTTAAATATTAAAACAACAGAAGAAATAGGCCAGCTAGTCTCTCAAATTAGTAATCAAATCCTTACATTATCTAATGCTTTTTTAGGTATTACCCCCCACGCTTTTTACCTTCACGATCACTTTCAGGGCTATAACCACATTTTAGCCCTAACTTATATAGATAAAGTTGGAAAAGAACATTGGCTTCCTTTTATCAATCAAGAAGGCAGGTTACTTGCCCCTAATTGGGGAAGAGTTCAATCCATGTGGGCAAATGTGGCAATTACTCCCCATATTAATGCCTATCGCTTTCATAAATTTATTAGTAAGGTTACTGCATTTTGGGGACCTAGAATAGGAGCTGATTTACAAGATTCTATATTTATTATTAAAGCTAAAAATGTAGAAATCCCTTTAGATCATTGGGAAAAAGATTTACGAAATAAAAATATAGCACAACCTTGGGTGGATATTGGTAAAGTAATCTGGAGCTATCAAGTAATGGAAATTAAGCTTAATCCAGAGATAAATATAGAATCCCTATAA
- a CDS encoding RibD family protein has protein sequence MNSNKNCHNQLIKIFPNFSESISLKNLFLNQNLRKLGTHLRPFVYANFITSLDGRISLVHSKIKDHVVPETIANKRDWRLFQELATQADGILVSGRYMRQLAKNTAQDGFPVSTKSSYQDLIKWRISQGLSPQPAIIIISSSLDFTLSEKLLNSDRSIYVAIGSNGNLEKIRRFEEKGIRIIIAGSNIQVEGRQLITALGQARMSTIYMAAGSQVFHTLIKDHQIDRLYLTHALKLLGGTHFDTLLSGDQLALPAEFKLHALYYDKKSSENEINQLFAIYDRCS, from the coding sequence ATGAATTCTAACAAAAATTGTCATAATCAGCTAATAAAAATTTTTCCTAATTTCAGTGAGAGTATATCGCTAAAGAATCTTTTCCTAAATCAAAATTTACGAAAATTAGGTACCCATTTACGTCCATTTGTTTATGCAAATTTTATTACTAGCTTAGATGGAAGAATCTCCTTAGTGCACTCTAAAATTAAGGATCACGTTGTACCAGAGACAATTGCAAATAAAAGAGATTGGCGCTTATTCCAAGAGCTAGCTACTCAAGCCGATGGAATACTGGTAAGTGGGCGTTACATGCGACAGCTAGCAAAAAATACCGCACAGGATGGATTTCCAGTCAGTACTAAATCAAGCTATCAAGATTTGATTAAGTGGAGAATATCTCAAGGATTATCGCCACAACCTGCCATTATTATTATCAGTAGTAGCCTTGATTTTACCCTCTCAGAAAAACTATTAAACTCCGATCGATCGATTTATGTTGCTATCGGATCTAATGGAAATTTAGAAAAGATACGAAGGTTTGAGGAAAAAGGTATTCGTATTATTATTGCAGGTAGTAATATTCAAGTGGAAGGACGGCAACTAATCACAGCACTAGGACAGGCAAGGATGAGCACTATTTATATGGCCGCAGGATCTCAAGTATTTCATACCCTAATTAAGGATCATCAAATTGACCGTCTTTATCTTACCCATGCGTTGAAACTGCTAGGAGGTACTCATTTTGATACTCTTTTATCAGGAGATCAACTTGCTCTGCCTGCAGAGTTTAAGTTACATGCTTTGTATTATGATAAAAAATCCAGTGAAAATGAAATAAATCAACTCTTTGCGATTTATGATCGGTGTTCGTAG
- a CDS encoding DUF4743 domain-containing protein — translation MSHLQHIQDCNQYSLSNFRSFYVDGLKVGHLKHDFAKVLKAWPELFTVSSVAVSLNPKLDSFTVKTQAIAEVSQALVEKGVVPNLRQEAYPVTPSSREKALFTIDRGVAPHFGIRAFGQHLNGFVQDQGQLKMWVGRRAKNKWSDSSKLDNMVAGGLPHHISLADNLAKECWEEAGIPSELSAKTCPVGYISYQVESSQGLLKPDIIYCYDLELPADFIPQCQDGEVEEFYLWPIDKIADIVCYSEEFKKNCNLVIIDFLIRHGFITPDHPDYFDLVSGLRSPLSV, via the coding sequence ATGAGCCACCTACAACACATTCAAGACTGTAATCAATACTCTCTATCTAATTTTCGATCTTTTTATGTAGATGGATTAAAAGTAGGTCATTTAAAGCACGACTTTGCTAAAGTACTTAAAGCTTGGCCTGAATTATTTACAGTTTCTTCAGTTGCTGTTTCCTTAAACCCTAAACTTGATTCCTTTACCGTAAAAACTCAAGCAATAGCTGAAGTATCCCAAGCTTTGGTAGAAAAAGGGGTTGTTCCTAATTTACGCCAAGAGGCCTATCCAGTGACTCCTTCCTCTCGAGAAAAAGCCCTATTTACTATTGATAGGGGGGTAGCACCTCATTTTGGGATAAGAGCTTTTGGTCAGCACTTAAATGGTTTTGTTCAAGATCAGGGGCAGTTAAAAATGTGGGTGGGTCGGCGAGCTAAAAATAAATGGAGTGACTCAAGTAAGCTTGATAATATGGTAGCAGGGGGATTACCTCATCATATTTCTTTAGCAGATAATCTTGCTAAAGAATGTTGGGAAGAAGCAGGCATTCCATCAGAGCTAAGTGCTAAAACCTGTCCAGTAGGTTATATTTCCTATCAAGTAGAGTCATCTCAAGGCTTACTCAAACCGGACATCATTTATTGTTACGATTTAGAGCTTCCTGCTGACTTTATTCCTCAATGCCAAGATGGGGAAGTAGAAGAGTTTTATTTATGGCCGATAGATAAAATTGCAGATATTGTGTGTTATTCAGAAGAATTTAAGAAGAATTGTAACTTAGTCATTATTGATTTTTTAATTCGTCATGGCTTCATTACTCCAGATCATCCTGACTATTTTGATTTAGTTTCAGGATTACGATCCCCTTTATCTGTTTAA